The Strix aluco isolate bStrAlu1 chromosome 34, bStrAlu1.hap1, whole genome shotgun sequence genomic interval CCAGCTatgtcccttcccacctccttgTGCAGTCCCaccctgctcactggtggggtggggtgaagagcagaaaaggccttgactctgtgtaagccctgctcagcaataacaaagaCAGCCCtgcgttatcaacactgttttcagcacaaaaacaaaccacagccccataccagctactaggaagaaaattaactctatcccagtcaaaccagcacaggcagcttccCCAGTGTGTCCAGTGAGCACAGACACAGACCAGACCCTGGTCCTTCAAGTCTCTCCCAGGAGGCCTGGCTGTGCGAGGACACTGCTGTGTGCTCCCACCCTGCAAATCAAACTGTGCACCTGTTCACTGGTGTTTTCATCTGCGGGCCACTTTCTTGGGCATGTTCTTGAGATCAGGTTTGGAAGAAGACCTCAGCCTTCAGGCACTGCCCTGAGCAGATCCTCTTTCATGATGGAACTGCTCTTACGGAGGCCGGCTCTGTCACAGAAGTGCCcattgcctgtccctgcctgtggtcACAGAACTGTCATGTAGCAGGAGTGCGACCAAGCTGCCGGAGCACTCAGGACTTACACCAAACTGAAGGGATCAGAAAAGAGTGTGGAAGTGAGGAGGGAATATCTATAGAAGACCAATTGCTCCCTGGTAGTACTGCCATGCTGGAACTCTCTTACTCTCCACGTCTGCACACAGGAATTTTTCTTGCAGGTCCGTAAAACCTTACAGGAAAGATCCCAGAAGACGAAGAATCACTGCCTGCcctttattttgttaaaacacaCAGAGATCATGGCTCCTCATTTATGCAGCCACTCAgtcagaaaagaaatgcagacagtGAAACAGAAAGGGGATGACAACATCATTACAAGTAAAATGCAATCACCACCAACAGAAGATGCAAATGACAGGCTGGGCCTGTACAGAGTTATATTATAACTGCTGTGCAGTAGAAGATGAGTAGtttattgcttcaaaataacaattAGTTAtcagtttcctcagggcatccttgagCTCCTGGTTCCTCAAGCtatagatgagggggttcactgctggaggaaTTACTGAGTAAAGAAATGAGACCACCAGATCCAGGGTTGGGGAGGAGAAGTAGGGGGGCTTCAGGTGGGCAAACAGgccagtgctgataaagagggagaccacagccaggtgagggaggcacgtggaaaaggctttgtgccgtccctgctcagaggggatcctcagcacggccctcaagatctgcacataggacaccacaatgaaaacaaaacaccaaaaaactaAACATGCACTAGCAAGAAGAAGCCCagcttccctgaggtaggagtgtgagcaggagagcttgaggatctgggggatttcacagaagaactggtccaggacattgccttggcagagtggtagtgaaaatgtgttggctgtgtgcagcacagcatagagaaagccactgccccaggcagctgctgccatgtggacacaagctctgctgcccaggagggtcccgtagtgcaggggtttgcagatggcaacgtagcggtcataggacatgatggtgaggagagaaaactctgctgtgatcaggaagaaaaagaaaaagacttgggcagcacatcctgaataggagatgtccctgttgtTCCAGAGGGTattggccatggctttggggagagtggtggagatggagcccaggtcgaggagggagaggttgaggaggaagaagtacatgggggtgtgcaggtggtggtcacaggcgatggcggtgatgatgaggccgttgcccaggaggg includes:
- the LOC141917122 gene encoding olfactory receptor 14A16-like, whose product is MSNGSSITEFLLLAFTDTRELQLLHFWLFLGIYLAALLGNGLIITAIACDHHLHTPMYFFLLNLSLLDLGSISTTLPKAMANTLWNNRDISYSGCAAQVFFFFFLITAEFSLLTIMSYDRYVAICKPLHYGTLLGSRACVHMAAAAWGSGFLYAVLHTANTFSLPLCQGNVLDQFFCEIPQILKLSCSHSYLREAGLLLASACLVFWCFVFIVVSYVQILRAVLRIPSEQGRHKAFSTCLPHLAVVSLFISTGLFAHLKPPYFSSPTLDLVVSFLYSVIPPAVNPLIYSLRNQELKDALRKLITNCYFEAINYSSSTAQQL